The segment GGATGGGTCTCGCCGGCGCTGACCATTCCGCTCAACCAACCCGCCGTCCTGCGGTACGGGCTGCGGTCGCTGTTCAATCCGTCTGCCCCGCTGCATATCCCGCTGCGCGCCGACGTCGGGCTGGCACGCTTTCTGGCCACCTTCGCGCGGCACTGCAGCCACGCATCCGCGCGCCGCGCGGTCCACGCCAACCAGCCGCTGAACGCCGACTGTGTGGAGGCTTTCGACGTCCTGGTCGCCAACGGGGTGGACGCCCCGGTCACCGACTCCGACATCGTCGCGCTGTTCGGGTCCGATGCGCACGCCGACGAACTGCGCGCCGAAATCGAGATCCTCGAACGCGGCGGACTGCCGGTGCAGACCCGTCGACTCCGCGGCACGGCACTGCGCGACGCGGTGCCGCTGGCCGCGCCGGAGGCCACCGTGGCACTGGCCGTGCAACAGCAGCGCTTCGTCGACCCGGGCCGCTTCGTCACCGCACTGGGACAGGCCGTGATCGAGCGCGGTGCCACCATGCGCACCGAGCGCGTTGTGGACGTGAGCACCAACGGCCGCGTCGTCGTGCGCACGGTCCGCGGTGAGGACCTCACCGCGGACGCCGTCGTCCTGGCCACCGGGGCCTGGCTGCCCGACCTCGCCCGGCGCTGGGTGCGGATGCCGATACGCGCCGGCCGGGGATACTCGTTCACCGTCCCGGTCGATCGCCCGATGCCGGGACCGATCTACCTGCCGACCGTGCGGGTGGCCTGCACGCCCTACCAGGGTGCGATGCGGGTGGCGGGCACCATGGAATTCCGTGGCCCCGACGACCCCGTCGTCCCGGCACGGGTGAACTCGATCATCGACTCGGCAGCCCAATTCCTGCACGGCGTGCGCTGGGAGGCGCGCAGCGATGTCTGGGTCGGCCCGCGCCCGGTGAGCGCGGACGGCGTGGCGGTGGTCGGGCAGGTCGACCGCGGACTGTATGTCGCCGGTGGGCACGGCATGTGGGGGCTGGCGCACGGACCGGTCACCGGCCGGTTACTGACCGAACAGATCACCACCGGCAAGCAACCCGAGGCTTTGCGCGCCCTGGATCCGTTGCGCTGAGAACTTCTCTCTCGTCGTCAGGGGCGGTGCGGGGACCCACCCGCCCCTGACGACAATCTCCTGCCATTACGGTGGGTGCCGTGACAAGTCGAAACGTCGACCCCGACTTCCTCGCGCTGCCCCGCCGGGCATTGGCCGACGCCGCCCTCTCGGCGGCCCGCGCGGCCGGAGCCAGCTACGCCGATCTGCGGATCCACCGTCTCACCACCGAAGTCGTGCACCTGCGCGACGGCGAGCTGGAGAATTCCACGCTGGACCGTGAGATCGGCCTGGCGGTGCGCGTCATCGTCGACGGCACCTGGGGGTTCGCCTCGCATGCCGAGCTCGACCCCGCCGTCGCCGCGGAGACCGCGCGCCGGGCGGTGCGGGTCGCGACCACCTTGGCCCCGCTGAACGCCGAGCGCATCGAGTTGGCCGCCGAACCGGTGTACGACGATGTGAGCTGGGTGTCGGATTACCGCATCGACCCGTTCACGGTGCCCGGCCCGGACAAGATCGCCGTGCTGGCCGACTATTCGGAGCGGCTGCTGGCTGCCGACGGGGTGGACCATGTGTCGGCCGGCCTGCAGGCGGTCAAGGAACAGACCTACTACGCCGACACTTTCGGCACCTCCACCACCCAGCAGCGGGTACGGGTGCAGCCGTCGCTGGAGGCCGTCAGCGTGGACCCGGCGGCCGGATCCTTCGAGACCATGCGCACGTTGGCCCCGCCGACGGCGCGCGGCTGGGAGGCCGTCGCCGATGACAGCGTCTGGAACTGGAGCGCCGAGCTCGCCGAGCTGCCGGCGCTGCTGGCCGAGAAGGTGAAGGCACCCAGCGTCACCGCCGGACCCACCGATCTCGTGATCGACCCGTCCAATCTGTGGCTCACCATCCACGAATCCATCGGGCACGCCACCGAATACGACCGGGCCATCGGGTACGAGGCGGCCTACGCCGGCACCTCGTTCGCCACCCCGGACAAGCTGAACAGCATGCGGTACGGATCGCCGGTGATGAACGTGACCGCCGACCGCACCGTGCAATACGGCTTGGCCACCACCGGTTTCGACGACGAAGGGGTGCGCGCGCAGAGCTGGGACCTGGTGCGCGACGGGCTGTTCGTGGGCTACCAGTTGGACCGGGTGTTCGCGCCGCGGCTGGGGGAGTCGCGTTCCAACGGTTGCTCGTATGCCGATTCCGCACACCACGTGCCGATCCAGCGGATGGCGAACGTCTCGCTGCAACCGGGCACCGACGACCTGTCCACCGAGGATCTGATCTCCCGGGTGTCCGACGGGATCTACATCGTCGGGGACAAATCTTGGTCGATTGACATGCAGCGGTACAACTTCCAGTTCACCGGGCAACGGTTCTTCCGGATCCGGGATGGCAGGCTGGACGGTCAGCTGCGCGATGTCGCCTACCAGGCCACCACCACCGACTTCTGGGGGTCGATGGAGGCCGTCGGGGGGCCATCCACCTGGCGGCTCGGCGGCGCCTTCAACTGCGGTAAGGCCCAACCGGGCCAGGTCGCGCCGGTCAGCCATGGATGCCCGTCGGCACTGTTCCGGGGAGTGAATGTGCTCAACACGCAAGCCGAATCGGGGCGCTCATGATCGCCGCGCAGCAGGTCGTCGACCAGGTGCTGGCCGAGGCGGCCCGCCTCGGCGGCGCGGACGAGACCACCGTCATCGTCACCGACCGTGCCGATGCGTCGCTGCGCTGGGCCGGGAACTCGATGACCACCAACGGTGAATCCCGGGGCCGCAGCACCACGGTCATCTCGGTGGTGCGCCGCGGCGAGCAGGCACACGTCGGCTCGGTGAGCTCCACCGAGGTCGACCGGGACGCGCTCGCGGCGCTGGTTGCGGCGTCCCAGCAGGCCGCCGCGTCGGCTCCCGCGGCCAGTGACAATGCGCCCGCGCTGCCCGGCGGGCCGACCCCGGTGGACTGGGACACACCGATCCCGAGCACCGGGGCGGATGTATTCGCCGATGTGGCAACCAGTCTGGTGCGCGGCTTCCGCGGTGAGGATCAGCTCTACGGGTATGCCCGCCACGTCCTGGAGACCACCCTCGTGGCCACCTCGACCGGCCTGCGACGCCGCTTCACCCAACCCACCGGTTCGGTGGAGATCAACGCCAAGCGCCACGGCGCCAGCGCGTGGGCCGGCGTCGGCACACCGGATTTCGTCAACGTGCCCACCGACGCGCTGCTCGAGGAGCTGTCGACCCGGCTGGGCTGGGCGGCGCGCACGGTCGAGCTGCCGGCCGGGCGGTACGAGACCCTGATGCCGCCCTCGACCGTCGCCGACATGCTCATCTACCTGGGGTGGAGCATGGACGGTCGCGGCGCGCAGGAGGGCCGCACCGCGCTGTCGGCGCCCGGCGGGACCCGGGTGGGGGAGAAGCTCACCGATCTTCCCCTGACGCTGTATTCGGATCCGGCTGCGCCCGGGCAGGAATGCACCCCGTTCGTGGTGGCGTCGCGGTCCTCGGAGCAGGCCTCCATCTTCGACAACGGGATGGACATCGGCCGGGTGGACTGGCTGCGCGACGGGGTGATCAACGCATTGGCCTACCCGCGCGCCGCGGCCGCGGAATTCGGTGCGCCGGTGACGGTTCCGGCCGACAACCTGCTGATGACCGGCGGCACGAAATCGTTGGCGGAGATGATCGCGGGCACCGAACGCGGGCTGCTGCTCACCACCCTGTGGTACATCCGCACGGTGGATCCGGCGGTGCTGCTGCTGACCGGGCTGACCCGCGACGGGGTGTACCTGATCGAGGACGGCCAGGTGAGCGCCGCGGTCAACAACTTCCGGTTCAACGAGAGCCCGCTGGATCTGCTGCGCCGCGCCACCGAGGCCGGCGTCAGCGAACCCACCCTGCCGCGAGAATGGGGCGACTGGGCGACCCGGGCGAGCATGCCGTCCTTGCGGATTCCCGACTTTCACATGTCCTCGGTCAGTCAGGCGCAATAATCGCAGGCGTGATGGACCTGCTGACCGGCTTGGTGGCGCTCTCCCCGGACGGGCTCACCTCGGAGAACGCGCTGATGCGCACGGTGTGCGCGCGGGCGGTGAGCCTGGAGCCGCTGCCCTTCGAGCCCGCGGCTTCCGCTGCCGATCCCGTGCTGGCCGAGGTCGCCGAGCAGTTCAGTGTCGACGTCGCCGGGGTGACCGCCGAGCAGCGGGCCGCGTTGGTGTCGGCGTACGGGGCCGAGGTGCTCGGGGTGGCGGCGCTGATGTACGTCGCCGATTTCGTGCCCCGGGTGCGGGCCGGACTGGCCGCGCTGGGGATGACGTTCCCGGACCCGGTGGGTTGGGACCGCACCACGCACCCGGCGGACGCGCTGCTGAACCGCTTCACCTCCACGGTCGGCGCGATGCGCGGGCTGGATCCGCTGACCACCGAGATCATCCGGCTGCGCGGGGCCACCCAGCACAATTGCCGGCTGTGCTCATCGCTGCGGGAGAGCACCGCGCTGCAGGCCGGCGGTTCCGAGGCGCTGTACGACGAGATCGGCGCCTACCAGGTATCCGATCGACTGACCGATGCGCACCGGGCCGCGCTGCGCTACGTCGACGCGTTGATCTGGACGCCGTCTTCGGTTGATGAAGCGGCGGCCGTTGTGCTCGAACATTTCTCGGCCGAGCAGGCGGTGGAGATCACGCTGGATGTGATGCGCAACGGCACCAACAAGATCGCGGTGGCGCTCGGGGGGGATGCGCCGCGGGTGACCGAAGGGGTGGAGCTTTACCTGCTGGGTGCCGACGGGCAGCCCGTCTTCAGCTCGTAGCGGCCTTCTTCTTGAGCACCAGCGCCGGCAGGATCAGGGTGGCGATCGCGGTGACCAGCCACACCACCACCGTCGCCGCGACCCAGGAACCGATACCGCGGATGCTGATCCCGCTGGAGAACAGCGAGGCCAGAAACAGCGCGGCGAAGGTGGAGACCAGGCCGATGCCGCCGAGGAAGGCCGAGGCGTAGCGGCTGGCCATCTTGAGGAAGAACGGCGACAGGATGCCCTGCGCGACGGTGAAAATGACCACCGCGGTGATGAATCCGAGCGGACGCAGCGTCACACCGGATACCAGCCAGGACGCGGCCAGCAACCCGATGGCCGAGGAGGCCAGGAACACCGCGATGCGCAGCAGGAATCTGATCACCCGGTGAGCGTAACCGCGGTGCGGGCCGGGTGTGGGTGCTGTGCGAACATAGGTGCCGCGCGTTGCGCCGGGGCGGTAGCTCAGTTGGTTAGAGCCGGGGACTCATAATCCCTTGGTCGCGGGTTCGAGCCCCGCCCGCCCCACTTCAGATGATCACTCGCGCCCAGGCGTCGTGCACGGCGGACAGCGCATCCTCCGACGAGACCGTGAGGCGGGTTTGGCCGGCGAGCTGGTTCCGCCAGTCGGCCTCTGCCGGAGCTTTCGTGAATTCGCGCAGAGCCGGCGGTTTGTTCGTGGGACCAAGCCGCCGATACAGCTTCTCGGCCTCGGTATCGATTGCGCCGATCTGGTCGAGCGCCCACAGATCCCATAGATCCCGGGAGGCGCGGCGGTCGAACCACGTCGCGGTCTTGGATGCCGCGAAGGCGGGCAGGGTCGGCACCAACAGCTCGGCGGCGGGAGCATCGGCATACCGCTGAACGAGTGACCGCCGCTCTGTCGGCCACACGGTCCGATCCCGGGAGGACAGCAGTTGGATTCTCACCGTCAACCCTTCCGCGGTT is part of the Mycobacterium adipatum genome and harbors:
- a CDS encoding carboxymuconolactone decarboxylase family protein — translated: MDLLTGLVALSPDGLTSENALMRTVCARAVSLEPLPFEPAASAADPVLAEVAEQFSVDVAGVTAEQRAALVSAYGAEVLGVAALMYVADFVPRVRAGLAALGMTFPDPVGWDRTTHPADALLNRFTSTVGAMRGLDPLTTEIIRLRGATQHNCRLCSSLRESTALQAGGSEALYDEIGAYQVSDRLTDAHRAALRYVDALIWTPSSVDEAAAVVLEHFSAEQAVEITLDVMRNGTNKIAVALGGDAPRVTEGVELYLLGADGQPVFSS
- a CDS encoding TldD/PmbA family protein — its product is MTSRNVDPDFLALPRRALADAALSAARAAGASYADLRIHRLTTEVVHLRDGELENSTLDREIGLAVRVIVDGTWGFASHAELDPAVAAETARRAVRVATTLAPLNAERIELAAEPVYDDVSWVSDYRIDPFTVPGPDKIAVLADYSERLLAADGVDHVSAGLQAVKEQTYYADTFGTSTTQQRVRVQPSLEAVSVDPAAGSFETMRTLAPPTARGWEAVADDSVWNWSAELAELPALLAEKVKAPSVTAGPTDLVIDPSNLWLTIHESIGHATEYDRAIGYEAAYAGTSFATPDKLNSMRYGSPVMNVTADRTVQYGLATTGFDDEGVRAQSWDLVRDGLFVGYQLDRVFAPRLGESRSNGCSYADSAHHVPIQRMANVSLQPGTDDLSTEDLISRVSDGIYIVGDKSWSIDMQRYNFQFTGQRFFRIRDGRLDGQLRDVAYQATTTDFWGSMEAVGGPSTWRLGGAFNCGKAQPGQVAPVSHGCPSALFRGVNVLNTQAESGRS
- a CDS encoding metallopeptidase TldD-related protein — translated: MIAAQQVVDQVLAEAARLGGADETTVIVTDRADASLRWAGNSMTTNGESRGRSTTVISVVRRGEQAHVGSVSSTEVDRDALAALVAASQQAAASAPAASDNAPALPGGPTPVDWDTPIPSTGADVFADVATSLVRGFRGEDQLYGYARHVLETTLVATSTGLRRRFTQPTGSVEINAKRHGASAWAGVGTPDFVNVPTDALLEELSTRLGWAARTVELPAGRYETLMPPSTVADMLIYLGWSMDGRGAQEGRTALSAPGGTRVGEKLTDLPLTLYSDPAAPGQECTPFVVASRSSEQASIFDNGMDIGRVDWLRDGVINALAYPRAAAAEFGAPVTVPADNLLMTGGTKSLAEMIAGTERGLLLTTLWYIRTVDPAVLLLTGLTRDGVYLIEDGQVSAAVNNFRFNESPLDLLRRATEAGVSEPTLPREWGDWATRASMPSLRIPDFHMSSVSQAQ
- a CDS encoding nucleotidyl transferase AbiEii/AbiGii toxin family protein: MNSDEKVAVAEQFGVAAEQVERDHLISHLLAFLSRDFGDRIHFIGGTALARTHLPNGRLSEDIDLIAVDVRRSVAADLDTALPRALARTHGRLTLDPALGSVPDTRAAILRTAEGLTVRIQLLSSRDRTVWPTERRSLVQRYADAPAAELLVPTLPAFAASKTATWFDRRASRDLWDLWALDQIGAIDTEAEKLYRRLGPTNKPPALREFTKAPAEADWRNQLAGQTRLTVSSEDALSAVHDAWARVII
- a CDS encoding phage holin family protein, producing MIRFLLRIAVFLASSAIGLLAASWLVSGVTLRPLGFITAVVIFTVAQGILSPFFLKMASRYASAFLGGIGLVSTFAALFLASLFSSGISIRGIGSWVAATVVVWLVTAIATLILPALVLKKKAATS
- a CDS encoding NAD(P)/FAD-dependent oxidoreductase, with product MVGVDRIGEGPRSVIVVGAGIVGLCTAWFLQERGVEVTVVDRDGVAAGASWGNAGWVSPALTIPLNQPAVLRYGLRSLFNPSAPLHIPLRADVGLARFLATFARHCSHASARRAVHANQPLNADCVEAFDVLVANGVDAPVTDSDIVALFGSDAHADELRAEIEILERGGLPVQTRRLRGTALRDAVPLAAPEATVALAVQQQRFVDPGRFVTALGQAVIERGATMRTERVVDVSTNGRVVVRTVRGEDLTADAVVLATGAWLPDLARRWVRMPIRAGRGYSFTVPVDRPMPGPIYLPTVRVACTPYQGAMRVAGTMEFRGPDDPVVPARVNSIIDSAAQFLHGVRWEARSDVWVGPRPVSADGVAVVGQVDRGLYVAGGHGMWGLAHGPVTGRLLTEQITTGKQPEALRALDPLR